In a genomic window of Nyctibius grandis isolate bNycGra1 chromosome 4, bNycGra1.pri, whole genome shotgun sequence:
- the ANO9 gene encoding anoctamin-9: MGRSLSPRWFSLPQDSILLTPWRDFPVEGTDTFATPEEEKWDFVLVSDIHEVGSEKEIKRKRFLDELSKKGFTIKKIEDKKLFYGVRAPEQIFRKYQWLLRNPDSRLQAPDTHQDVPVTTRIRLVNFILQNTVTPDLEKLHDLMKKNVFEATFPLHEEEEIREFLKEKWARWREIFCLQPIEAIRCYFGEKVALYFAWLGWYTYLLGIAAVAGLVVFVAGITVFNSSQVSKEICEASTTIMCPLCDQQCPFWLLSDTCTYAKVTHMIDNEGTVLFAMFMAIWATVFLELWKRQRATVVTDWDLYRWDEEEEELAMELINNLQHEPRRYQHSYFRSTIILLLVLVVIAVLIGIAHALVIYRVVATALFTQSSFEFLHEQANTMAVMTGAVLHYITIVIMTKVNRRVALYLCDLEKPRTFSQRENNFTVKIFTFQFFTNFSSLIYIAFFLGRINGHPGNYVRVAGKWRLEECHPSGCITDLFIQMAIIMLLKQTISNMMEYLCPWMRYKLRKQQQHLNERRTMLGEEEEAEDPCKRQWLSNYQLCEVNVFSLFDEFLEMVIQYSFTTIFVAAFPLAPLLAFCNNLFEIRLDAIKMMRLRRRMVPRKANDIGIWLQVLEAIGILAVIGNGLVIAITSDFIPVQVYKYTYSPCMRENSTDVDCSTGYINHSLSVFRIQDFEPYTKVPEMLPDFARDEVKECRYRDYRNADDYSYTVQFWHIFAARLAFLILFEHVALCVKLIAAWYVPDVPQSVKNTFRERKHRNLRKELSMMEYSTEV, translated from the exons ATGGGCAGGTCTCTCAGCCCTCGCTGGTTTTCCCTTCCGCAGGATAGCATTCTGTTGACTCCCTGGAGGGATTTCCCTGTCGAAGGCACGGACACATTTGCCACCCCG gaggaagagaagtggGATTTCGTCCTGGTAAGCGACATCCACGAAGTGGGCAGCGAGAAGGAGATCAAGAGGAAGAGGTTCCTGGATGAGCTGAGCAAGAAGGGCTTCACCATCAAG AAAATTGAGGACAAGAAGCTATTTTATGGTGTCCGTGCCCCAGAACAGATCTTCCGGAAATACCAGTGGCTGCTGAGGAACCCCGACAGCCGGCTGCAGGCCCCCGACACCCACCAGGACGTGCCAGTGACCACCAG GATACGGCTCGTGAACTTCATCCTGCAGAACACGGTGACGCCCGACCTCG AGAAGCTGCATGACCTGATGAAGAAGAACGTGTTTGAGGCAACGTTTCCCCTGCACGAG GAGGAGGAGATAAGGGAATTCCTGAAGGAGAAATGGGCTCGCtggagagaaatattttgcctACAGCCAATCGAGGCGATCAG GTGCTATTTTGGTGAGAAGGTGGCCCTGTACTTCGCCTGGCTGGGCTGGTACACCTACCTGCTGGGCATCGCCGCCGTGGCGGGACTGGTGGTCTTCGTGGCTGGGATTACGGTTTTCAATTCCAGCCAGGTGAG CAAGGAGATCTGCGAGGCCAGCACCACCATCATGTGCCCGCTCTGCGACCAGCAGTGCCCATTCTGGCTGCTCTCTGACACCTGCACCTACGCCAAG GTCACTCACATGATCGACAACGAGGGGACGGTTTTGTTTGCCATGTTCATGGCCATCTGGG CCACTGTGTTCCTGGAGCTGTGGAAGAGGCAGAGAGCCACCGTGGTCACCGACTGGGACCTGTACCGGTGGGATGAGGAAGAG gAGGAGCTGGCTATGGAGCTCATCAACAACCTGCAGCACGAGCCCCGGCGGTACCAGCACTCCTACTTCCGCAGCACCATCATACTCCTCTTGGTTCTGGTCGTG ATCGCCGTGCTGATCGGCATCGCCCACGCGCTCGTCATTTACCGGGTGGTGGCAACGGCTCTCTTCACCCAGAGCTCCTTCGAGTTCCTCCACGAGCAGGCCAACACCATGGCGGTGATGACGGGGGCCGTGCTGCACTACATCACCATCGTCATCATGACCAAG GTCAACAGGCGCGTGGCTCTCTACCTCTGTGACCTGG AGAAACCACGGACCTTCTCCCAGCGCGAGAACAACTTCACCGTGAAGATCTTCACCTtccagttcttcacaaacttctCTTCGCTCATCTACATCGCCTTTTTCCTGGGACG GATCAACGGCCACCCGGGCAACTACGTGCGCGTTGCTGGCAAGTGGAGGCTGGAGGAG TGCCACCCCAGCGGCTGCATCACCGACCTCTTCATCCAGATGGCCATCATCATGCTGCTCAAGCAGACCATCAGCAACATGATGGAGTATCTCTGCCC CTGGATGCGCTACAAGCTAcgcaagcagcagcagcacctcaaCGAGAGGAGGACGATgttgggagaggaggaggaggccgaGGACCCCTGCAAAAGGCAGTGGCTGAGCAACTATCAGCTCTGCGAGGTCAACGTCTTCAGCTTGTTTGACGAGTTCTTGGAGATGG TCATCCAGTACAGCTTCACCACCATCTTCGTGGCCGCCTTCCCCCTCGCCCCGCTGCTGGCCTTCTGCAACAACCTCTTCGAGATCCGCCTGGACGCCATCAAGATGATGCGGCTGCGCCGGCGCATGGTGCCCAGGAAGGCCAACGACATCG GAATCTGGCTGCAGGTCCTGGAGGCCATCGGCATCCTGGCTGTCATCGGGAACGGGCTGGTGATCGCCATCACGTCCGACTTCATTCCCGTGCAGGTCTACAAGTACACGTACAGCCCCTGCATGAGGGAAAACAGCACTGACGTGGA CTGCTCCACGGGCTACATCAACCACAGCCTCTCCGTCTTCCGCATCCAGGACTTCGAGCCGTACACAAAGGTGCCGGAGATGCTGCCGGACTTCGCCAGGGACGAGGTCAAGGAGTGCAG GTACCGGGATTACAGGAACGCCGACGACTACAGCTACACGGTCCAGTTCTGGCACATCTTCGCGGCCCGGCTTGCCTTCCTCATCCTCTTTGAG CACGTGGCTCTGTGCGTCAAACTGATCGCAGCCTGGTACGTCCCCGACGTCCCCCAGTCGGTTAAGAACACGTTCCGGGAGAGAAAACACCGCAACCTTCGTAAGGAGCTGAG CATGATGGAGTACTCCACCGAGGTGTAG